The Drosophila yakuba strain Tai18E2 chromosome X, Prin_Dyak_Tai18E2_2.1, whole genome shotgun sequence DNA segment GGAAAGTCCGGGAATCGGAGCCATTGGGAGTCCGGAGTCCAGAGTCCGGGTCAGAAGTGGCAGACGCGTTCGCCGGGCATTACTCAAATCGCACCCGAATGATGGTCTATTTATGTTTCTGGGCACGGAGGCAAAAGTGACCGACTCATGGACACGCAACAATTCCATTTGGCATCCAGAGCAGCTCGGTTACGTATGCACTCAGTGGCAGTTCTTTGCCAGCTTCGTGACTCATTAATCTTCTGTAACCAACCCCTGTACCAACTGCCATGTAAATTTTCGATGAAAAACCACGTGACGAATGCCCCTCGAAGCGAACGAACTTTCAGTTCGGAAAGTAAAGTTTTTTGCGTAGATGCGCTGCATATGCTGGGTAAAAGTTTAATTGCTCACGGATCCCCGGAGACTAAGACTCCTGGGACTTCTGGAGGTCGCTGTTCCTTAAAGGCCCCGGAATACCCAGTAATCAGAATTTCTACTCGACTTGGCCTGCGGTCGCCAACGCCTGCGTCCCCTAGGGGGCGCCACATGGATTGGACTCGGGCAGGCGGCAGACAGTTTGGTGACCCCAAAGGGACGCGCCATGGTTCACAGACCCCAAGTGCTATGTGTGTGGGCACCTAATCGCCATGTATTAGAGCCGTGACCGCATTTTTGGGCATCCATATATCCATGAACGGACGGATTCTCAATTCCAAAAATTGGGCAAGCGGCagcatattaaatatttaagcgtAAAGCCGTAAAAATGCcaattttcaaatacataAATGAGCTTTCTGCCTTGGCCAACCATttagaaaagcaaaaagaacacatgtatgtatgtctggctggctgactggcgGTTTCGTCCTTGCTCTTGTAGCTTTTTCATCTGCTATCGCTTTGCAATTCAAATTAAGCTGCGAGCAGCAGCTCCACGCTTCTATTCTCTGCGTGGAATCAGACGAGTGTCTGGACCTGGACACATCTCGGGTCTGGCACTTGGCACGCCAAGGGTGCCCCCAACTGCCCCGAATTCCAAGCCCCAACGAGCACTGCACACTGGGCTGGGATGTTACTTCCTTGGGTTCACAGGAGGGGCAAACTTATTTAGCATAAATAAAGCCTTTGGTTAACCCATAACTTTAGTCGTGATTTCAAAATTAGATTTCCTACAAAgttttcagttcagttggCTATTAATAtgcacttaaataaatatacctTATCTGGGTTAAATTTTCTTGACATTTGTAGCTGCTTTGATACTCTACATTAAAGTATCTAAGCCATACttaaatattccattaaattAAGCTAAGCTTCTGCTATTGATTAAACATCTTGCTGCAAGGCTTTGTGAGCAAATAACTcatcaaatgaaatgaaattctgTCTTTCaataaagttggccaaaatgaaacCTCGGGCTGCGAGTCGAGTCCAATGTGCCCGGTAAGACGCATCCTCCAAAGGAAACAATTCCGTATCTGCCTGTCATGGCACTTTGCATACACTTAGCATattcgcattcacattcgcattcgcCGTCGTATCTTCGATGGCCAAACGGATCACGGTCGCAAATTGATCCTGGCAGAAGGAGGCGTCTCTAGACAGGAGTTCCACCTTCGACAGGCAGCCAATTTAAGTGTAATTGAGCGGCATGCCTGGCCTTAAAGGTTTCCACAGGCCATGAGTTTAATCAGACCTATGGAAACAATTGTAATGGGTACATAAAGTGCATGCAAGTTGAAGGCTGGGAACAGTAGTTGAATGGGGTCTTCTGCTTTCAAGAACTTCAATTAGGCCAGGGAGGTGGAAAACTAAACCAACTAACAATTTCCAGCTGGCTTGTCCAGCAATctaaacacacacaaaggccCCAGCGTAGCGTCAAAAATCGCATCATGTTGTTTGCATTCCAAATTAGAAAAGCCGCGCAATCTGCGCAATGCTGCAACTTTTGCAGTTTTCCGCGATGACATGTGATGCCCCAGCTTTGGGAGGGGGGGGTGGTGCCACGGAGCAGTTTGCAACTTTTGAGCCAAGTACATGGCCATTAAAGTCGTTCAACCATACTGTTTTCCCTGCTGCGAGAATATTCCATTTCCAAGTCACGGTTGGCGAATTGCCCATTAATGACTAAATAGCCTTGTAAGTTTTGCCAGCCAGCAATGTGACTGGCCAGAAGAAAGTTTGAAAGTTTGACAGCAAACATCGCGACGTGGCttaacaaattcaatttcacGAGCACAACAGGCATAATTAAATGGAACACAGCGGGTGAACTGAAAGTGAACTGAAAGTGGGCCAGGAATCGGGAATCCGCCAGAAAGGCGCGACTTTCAGCTTCAGCACGGACATCTGTCCCGGATTTTGGCCACGTTCTAAGCCGCTTAGCCGTCGACTGTCGAAATAGCTGGGTTGGGTGGCTAATTGTAAAGAGCATCGAAAAACGTAAAAGTTTTGGCCATTGACAAACGCATTAAGAGCTAAATCGTCCTCGTGATCCGGCATTCAATGGCATCCAATGGATAATTACGTACATTCTGGACAAGATGGCGCACATGGAGATGCCTCTATGGAGATGCAGGCAGCTTTGGAGTGCAGAATCCTAAGTGCCGTGGTCGTTGTGGTCTTGCAAGGACTCCATCCGATTAGCCAAAGTCAAGGTGAAAAAAGTGCTAAGCTTAAGAGGACGTGGACTCTTCTTTTTGTCGGTCTGCAGTTGGAAGAGTTGCAAAGAGTGGCTATTAGTCGGCGAGTTTAAGGGCTGCCGGGGCCAAATGGAGATGGGTATGCATTTGCATGCAGGTCTCGGCCAAAAAAGCttcatttccccatttttggCCTGGCCCAAAAGGTCCAAAAGTTCCAAAAGGTAAACTCATTTCCGCTGCGAGCGTGCGTGGTTCGCCGCGGATTCGttggccaaaaatcaaaaagggTTTTGCCAGCGCCATTTTCGCAACGGAGACACGAAGTCTGCCCGTTGCCTGTCACTTCTTAACGGCTTCGCCTCTTGACGTTCGCATAAATTggcaaaattttaattttccactAGATTTGCGTGAATTTTCCCGGCTTGCTTCGGTTGCCAGTTCCGTTTTAGCCCTGTTTTTACGCCATTCTATGCCGCTTCTTTCGCTTCGCTTTGCTTTGATTTTGCCACATTTGTTGTggcacgaaaaaaaaaaaaaaagtggaagaaaGGAGGCAGGAGAAAGAACGAAGGAGGTGGCAAATTTATGACTGCATCTCTTTGAGGTTTCTCGTTTTTTATCTatctgtttgctttttgctcGCTTCatttggaaaacttttgctccCTGCTCGTCTCGATTTTCCTTGTTtccaccaccgcccaccgccttTTTACTTCCAGCGACATCCTTGTTTTGTGTCCTTGTCAGTGTCCTCTACCCCCGCCGCCTTTTCCTTTCCATCTCGTCTGCCAAGTGATATCTGCTCCGCCTTTGCATCTCGTTTCCCAGGCATATGACGGATATTCGTAGCGTCACCAACGTTTCAGTTTGGGCACGCCGATGAAATTACCAGCCAAGTGCTGCCCATTCGTCCTTTTTGCTGCCTCAAATGATGTGTCCTTGCTGAAAGGGAGTACAGTCCCCTGTACGAGTATCTCCCAAATATCCTAGTTGAATTTACATAATTACGAACCATAAACTTGTTCAATGGCTCATATAGATTCCTCAGCAGTCCATAAAGAAATGTTAAAGTTAAGTTAAGTGATGCGAATAGCTTGGCAGCTTATATCCCAAATAGTACATATTCCaataataaatagaaattaCTATATCCAATTTGCATGGCATCACTACATTTCATCCAAGACAAGGACGATGTCCTGCAGTTAATGCACACGATGATGATAGCGGTAGATGGGAGGATAAGAACTCAAATAATGGGTTATTCGCTactttcaattgaattcagtGAATCAATACGCCATACAAGGCAGCACATTCAATTGAGAatcctgtttctgtttgaaGTGTAGCAATTGAGAATGGTGACGTGCTCCTCGTCAATTTGATTAATTCGCAGACTTTTGCCAAATGATATGGAAAGCCGCGTGGCCGGAATGGGAAGTGGGGCGGCGTTCTTTAACTTGGCCGTGATTTATGGATGAGATAAAAAAGTCTGAATGCCAAAACTTTGCCCTCGCCAACTCGCAACTCAGGCGAAAGTATTTTTAGTCGGGCGGCTCCAGGATAATGAGCGATGAAGGAAGCTGGGggacaaaaacaaattatggcTGATACCCGTGGCCAGCTTCAAGAGGCATCCATATGCCAAATGGGCTCATTAGATGCTGGgcgaaatcaaattaaatccGGGTCCCTGGCAACGAAAGACGAGAACGAGTCAAggacgaggatgtggatgaggatgaggatgtggatgaggatgcggaCATGGAGTGGATGGTGGACACTGAAGCTACAATAAGAAAACCCGACACCGGAGGCAATTTAAATTGACGGCCGACTGAATGAGCCTTACTATATTTcaagaaggagcaggagcagcagcagcagaaggagcaggacTACTCCCTGTCCAAGGAgcgcagctgctcctcgacAGCATTGCGACAGGCCTCCTCCGGTTCGGTGGCCTGTATGCACTTCTGGACGCCGGCAAACTCCCGCTTGAGCACCGCAAACGTGCTGGAGTACAGCATCTTGTCCTTGATCCTGGCCAGCGTCGGGCACCAGAGCATCAGGAATAGCTTCTCCTTCAAGCAGGTGGACGAGGTGCCTTGGCACTGGTGCCGATACGCATAGTCGTAGATGGCAAAGCGGCACTGATTGGCTCCACCACGT contains these protein-coding regions:
- the LOC6525837 gene encoding cofilin/actin-depolymerizing factor homolog; the encoded protein is MASGIDLSRECKHVFEQIRKLKQHRYAVFVIQEEREIKVELLGVREANYDDFLRDLQRGGANQCRFAIYDYAYRHQCQGTSSTCLKEKLFLMLWCPTLARIKDKMLYSSTFAVLKREFAGVQKCIQATEPEEACRNAVEEQLRSLDRE